A region of Salvelinus alpinus chromosome 24, SLU_Salpinus.1, whole genome shotgun sequence DNA encodes the following proteins:
- the LOC139551742 gene encoding SEC14-like protein 2 produces the protein MGQSFAFGVFMRTQEGGVHQKVGDMLQVLPSERYNAHKVPGDRSLTCPEPGTYVLHFDNTYSLLQFKNISYTVDVVLPDGHVQSPRSNRGDGRLE, from the exons ATGGGGCAGTCATTTGCTTTTGGGGTGTTCATGCGGACCCAGGAAGGGGGCGTGCATCAGAAGGTGGGGGATATGCTGCAGGTGCTGCCTAGTGAACGCTACAACGCACACAAGGTCCCAGGCGACCGCTCCCTCACCTGCCCCGAGCCTGGAACCT ACGTGCTGCATTTTGACAACACCTACAGCTTACTGCAGTTTAAAAACATCAGCTATACTGTGGATGTTGTACTGCCAGACGGACATGTCCAGAGTCCTAGGAGTAACAGAGGGGATGGACGGctggagtaa